In Thalassoglobus sp. JC818, a single window of DNA contains:
- a CDS encoding metallophosphoesterase, which translates to MPNPLNEIPEFENRMPAQFFRSLVVVIAMFFGTLSLPAEEILLISDIHFDPFSGLDRKAFEKLVELPEDEWPEYFRSLQQPPSQYGSDSNYSLFVSAIDAARGRVSDPPFILYPGDFLAHDWQAKYNALAPQPIAEDAEAYRKFTQKTLRLIANEFQEAFPKTPVFATLGNDDSFCQDYWIQPGGQFLTVFADIWQPLLLETVDKTTFRETFHRWGAYAVDLPSLKSERLIVLNTVLWSGSYCTDYHDPKEQNCCECAPRGNSPGLAQLKWLEAELETAKSRGQKVWLLMHVPPGLDSYVEEKDSGRSSTAELWKDPFSTGYRQLLRRFQGVVRIAFTGHTHMDDYRVIGDADHPVLLHKIAPAVSPVFGNNPAFQVYEFDRETTSLTNWETNILDLKTTERDRSGAGWKLEYEARRTFGITEVTAPTIDRLFVRMKADPAGTAAKAYQRFYSSSADEIPSKDLMIYICSVLNATFPEFSKCLTDSGLEAPQHVDEPAKVRRSAGGLAPPKN; encoded by the coding sequence GTGCCCAACCCATTGAATGAAATCCCAGAGTTTGAAAACCGAATGCCAGCACAATTCTTCCGGAGTCTTGTCGTCGTCATCGCAATGTTCTTCGGGACATTATCTTTGCCCGCAGAAGAAATTCTGCTGATTTCAGACATCCATTTCGATCCGTTCTCAGGACTCGATCGAAAAGCGTTTGAGAAGCTGGTGGAACTTCCGGAGGATGAATGGCCGGAGTATTTCCGTTCATTGCAGCAGCCCCCCAGCCAATATGGTTCGGACAGCAACTACTCGCTTTTCGTCTCGGCAATCGATGCAGCTCGAGGTCGAGTTTCAGACCCGCCGTTCATTCTCTATCCGGGCGATTTCCTCGCGCACGACTGGCAAGCCAAGTACAACGCACTGGCTCCTCAACCGATCGCCGAAGATGCCGAAGCCTACCGTAAATTTACACAGAAGACGCTCCGACTGATTGCGAACGAGTTCCAGGAAGCTTTTCCGAAGACTCCAGTTTTTGCGACTCTTGGAAACGATGATTCCTTTTGCCAGGACTATTGGATTCAGCCGGGAGGGCAGTTCCTGACGGTCTTTGCAGACATCTGGCAACCGTTGCTACTCGAGACGGTGGATAAAACGACCTTTCGTGAAACCTTTCATAGGTGGGGAGCCTATGCCGTCGATCTTCCCAGCCTCAAAAGTGAACGGTTGATCGTCCTGAATACTGTCCTCTGGAGCGGAAGCTATTGCACTGACTATCACGATCCCAAAGAGCAGAACTGCTGCGAGTGCGCACCTCGTGGCAACTCGCCCGGTCTCGCTCAATTGAAATGGCTCGAAGCTGAATTGGAGACTGCAAAGTCTCGCGGGCAGAAGGTCTGGTTGCTGATGCATGTTCCTCCGGGACTCGACAGTTATGTCGAGGAGAAAGACAGTGGTCGGAGTTCGACAGCTGAACTTTGGAAAGATCCGTTTTCAACCGGATATCGACAACTGCTTCGTCGCTTCCAAGGTGTGGTTCGCATTGCTTTCACCGGGCATACGCACATGGACGACTATCGAGTCATTGGTGACGCAGATCATCCGGTCCTGCTTCACAAAATCGCCCCGGCAGTGAGTCCGGTCTTCGGGAACAATCCCGCGTTTCAAGTTTACGAATTCGATCGCGAAACGACTTCCCTGACCAACTGGGAGACCAACATTCTCGATCTCAAAACAACTGAGAGAGACAGAAGCGGTGCCGGGTGGAAGTTGGAATACGAAGCTCGTCGCACATTCGGAATTACGGAGGTCACCGCCCCGACCATTGATCGTCTCTTCGTGCGGATGAAAGCTGACCCTGCAGGTACAGCTGCGAAAGCCTATCAGAGGTTCTATTCTTCGAGTGCCGATGAAATCCCCAGCAAAGACTTGATGATTTACATTTGCAGCGTCTTGAACGCAACGTTCCCAGAGTTTTCAAAATGCCTGACTGATTCCGGACTCGAAGCTCCGCAACATGTCGACGAGCCCGCCAAAGTCCGCCGCTCTGCAGGCGGACTCGCTCCTCCCAAAAACTGA
- a CDS encoding DUF1294 domain-containing protein — MKGCITGWNDERGFGFVISEDDEADRIFAHISNFVKGSPRPRDGDRVEFAIESNGERGLQAVQIQLIRSPLEWSRAETINLLISVGALAAIGIYGVVTGIPSMMNIAILLGYTILSLITYVIFADDKRRAQTGKWRWEERQLHMLSLFGGWPGALVAQRKLRHKNRKVAFQVTMLAMILLNVTVVITVYTFLPEMTSYVSANSRHVDQQPDEHALPVIRPRR, encoded by the coding sequence GTGAAAGGATGCATCACGGGCTGGAACGACGAACGAGGATTCGGTTTCGTCATTTCCGAAGATGATGAAGCGGACCGCATCTTCGCTCACATCAGCAATTTTGTGAAAGGCTCTCCACGACCACGCGACGGTGATCGCGTCGAGTTCGCGATTGAATCGAACGGCGAGCGGGGGCTGCAAGCGGTTCAAATTCAGCTCATTCGCAGTCCTCTGGAGTGGTCTCGGGCGGAAACAATCAACTTGCTCATCTCAGTCGGAGCACTCGCAGCGATCGGAATCTACGGAGTCGTGACGGGCATCCCATCAATGATGAATATCGCCATTCTGTTGGGCTACACCATCTTGAGTCTCATCACGTACGTGATCTTCGCGGATGACAAGCGCCGCGCACAAACCGGGAAGTGGCGGTGGGAAGAACGCCAACTCCACATGCTCAGTCTGTTTGGAGGTTGGCCCGGTGCGTTGGTGGCGCAAAGGAAACTACGTCACAAGAACCGCAAAGTTGCGTTTCAAGTGACGATGTTGGCAATGATCCTTCTCAACGTGACTGTGGTGATCACTGTGTATACTTTCCTTCCCGAAATGACTTCTTACGTTTCAGCAAACTCTCGACATGTCGACCAACAGCCTGACGAGCACGCACTGCCCGTAATCCGACCGCGCCGTTGA
- a CDS encoding glycoside hydrolase family 32 protein: MKVLQVILLVLFACVEIHADELLFPNADFEQGTLENWTAEGEAFRIQPTRGDNTSARNREPSNLQGSWWIGGYERFNGTVGEPGATAGDHLTGTLTSREFEIKHPYITFRIGAGHLPGEVGVRLLVDGESIDLATGVDHETMVMESSDVRQHIGKLARLQIYDTATGGWGHINVDDFRGTESPAPETSMDFVLDARVKPSSYPDTSYDQPLRPQFHFVSKKNWLNDPNGMLFDGENYHLFFQHNPNGTEWGNMTWGHAISQDMIHWKQLEHALLPYRVDRRSGTIFSGTAVIDHNNSLGKQVGDTKTICAFFTFAANPSFYQAMAYSTDGGFTWTYWNEGRAIVDNQGFDQGERDPKVFWHEASQKWVMVLWVQQNPGRVRWFTSTNLVDWEFASDLMRDWAFECMDVVFLPVDGDPENVKCVIYDASFDYEIGTFDGKQFHAETETLQNVRGNYYAAQTFYQAPDGRAVQIGWMRGGPNSAKLFDVPHNQQMAFPVELELKSTPEGVRLFCSPISEIETLVAETHEFKNLSLREGVNPLSDLQDLDLVDLEIVFSPGEAKEVVFDLPRTQLRYVAENHQLLCNGVTESGERREEVCLEQFTERDGKIHLRVLVDRLSVETYAFGGEAFSANYISPIDQETLSIHSLGGTAVIHDLKIRELNSAWK; encoded by the coding sequence ATGAAAGTGCTCCAAGTCATCCTTCTCGTTCTGTTTGCGTGTGTTGAAATCCACGCCGACGAACTCTTGTTTCCCAACGCGGACTTTGAACAGGGAACCCTCGAAAACTGGACGGCTGAAGGTGAAGCGTTTCGCATTCAACCCACTCGAGGCGACAACACTTCCGCCCGAAATCGTGAACCATCGAACCTTCAAGGGAGTTGGTGGATTGGCGGATATGAGCGATTCAACGGAACAGTCGGTGAACCGGGTGCGACTGCCGGCGATCACCTGACGGGGACATTGACATCTCGCGAGTTTGAGATCAAACACCCGTACATCACGTTTCGCATCGGAGCAGGGCACCTGCCCGGTGAAGTCGGTGTGAGATTGCTCGTCGACGGAGAATCAATTGATCTTGCCACTGGGGTCGATCACGAAACGATGGTGATGGAGAGTTCTGACGTCCGCCAGCACATCGGCAAGCTCGCTCGACTTCAGATCTACGACACAGCGACCGGTGGCTGGGGCCACATCAATGTTGATGACTTCCGTGGAACAGAATCGCCAGCCCCCGAAACGTCGATGGACTTCGTGCTCGACGCACGAGTGAAACCCTCAAGCTATCCGGACACCTCTTACGATCAACCACTTCGTCCGCAGTTTCATTTCGTGTCGAAGAAGAACTGGTTGAACGATCCCAACGGAATGTTGTTTGACGGTGAAAACTATCACTTATTCTTCCAACACAATCCCAATGGAACCGAATGGGGCAACATGACATGGGGTCATGCGATCAGCCAAGACATGATCCACTGGAAACAGCTCGAGCACGCACTTCTTCCCTATCGTGTCGATCGGCGATCGGGAACCATCTTTTCCGGAACTGCTGTCATTGACCACAACAACAGCTTGGGAAAACAAGTTGGAGACACGAAAACAATCTGCGCATTCTTCACCTTCGCAGCCAACCCTTCATTCTACCAAGCGATGGCTTACAGCACAGACGGAGGATTCACGTGGACCTATTGGAATGAGGGGCGCGCCATCGTTGACAACCAGGGGTTCGATCAAGGTGAACGTGATCCCAAAGTCTTCTGGCATGAAGCTTCACAGAAATGGGTGATGGTCCTCTGGGTTCAACAGAATCCGGGACGCGTCAGGTGGTTCACTTCGACGAATCTCGTCGACTGGGAATTCGCGTCGGACCTGATGCGAGACTGGGCATTCGAGTGCATGGATGTCGTCTTCTTGCCAGTCGATGGTGATCCAGAAAATGTCAAGTGCGTGATTTACGACGCCAGCTTCGATTACGAGATCGGCACGTTCGACGGAAAGCAGTTTCACGCGGAAACCGAAACTCTCCAGAACGTTCGCGGCAATTATTATGCAGCCCAAACCTTCTATCAGGCACCGGACGGACGTGCTGTGCAGATTGGATGGATGCGAGGCGGTCCAAACTCAGCCAAGCTGTTTGATGTCCCTCACAATCAGCAAATGGCCTTTCCGGTTGAACTCGAATTGAAATCGACTCCCGAAGGAGTCCGCCTGTTTTGCTCTCCGATTTCCGAGATCGAAACACTCGTCGCTGAGACTCACGAGTTCAAGAATTTGTCACTTCGCGAAGGTGTCAATCCGCTCAGCGATTTGCAGGATCTCGACCTGGTTGATTTGGAAATTGTTTTCAGCCCCGGTGAGGCAAAGGAAGTTGTGTTCGATTTGCCACGAACACAACTTCGATATGTCGCAGAGAACCACCAACTTCTTTGTAATGGTGTGACAGAGAGTGGTGAGCGCCGTGAAGAAGTTTGCCTGGAGCAATTCACCGAGCGTGATGGAAAAATTCACTTGCGAGTGCTGGTCGACCGCCTTTCCGTCGAGACCTATGCATTCGGCGGAGAAGCGTTTTCAGCAAATTACATCTCTCCGATCGACCAAGAGACGCTCTCGATCCATAGCCTCGGTGGAACTGCGGTGATCCATGACCTGAAGATCCGCGAACTCAATTCCGCGTGGAAATAG
- a CDS encoding alpha/beta hydrolase-fold protein, with protein MHKQIAEKFKELMTSQRQWRAEVLTLMCLVSLCVISSEEGVAQPPQFAPPVESPEIAEDGQVTFRIRAANADAVRLASSDIPNIGRGVEMKKSGEGVWEATVGPVPSGAYRYRFDLDGVAVNDPVNNLTSESNSSASSLLVVPGSSWMDVLDIEHGSVAEVTYTSSSLGRSRRMHVYTPPGYERGSDDQFPVFYLLHGATDSDDSWTSVGRASFILDNLIASGHAAPMIVVMPNGHTGRFQFGRDGLRMDEFTKDFEDDIVPFVESHYRVKSGPDNRAIAGLSMGGAQTLNIAIRNLEGYGYVGVFSSGVFGIANQRPGQDSGPSWEEQYLEALDNASAKESLQLVWFATGKEDFLLETSRATVAMLKKHDFDVIYEETDGGHVWKNWREYLHTFAQNLFRENDNPVNLDGDSAE; from the coding sequence ATGCACAAACAGATCGCGGAGAAGTTTAAGGAGCTGATGACTTCGCAGCGTCAGTGGCGAGCTGAAGTACTCACTTTGATGTGCTTGGTTTCCCTGTGCGTCATCAGTTCTGAAGAGGGAGTTGCCCAGCCTCCACAGTTCGCTCCTCCTGTCGAGTCACCGGAGATCGCCGAGGATGGACAGGTCACCTTCCGAATTCGAGCAGCGAATGCTGACGCTGTTCGACTCGCCAGCAGCGACATTCCCAACATTGGTCGCGGCGTTGAGATGAAGAAAAGCGGGGAAGGCGTCTGGGAAGCAACTGTCGGCCCGGTTCCTTCTGGAGCCTATCGATACCGATTTGATCTCGACGGCGTTGCGGTTAACGACCCCGTCAACAATCTGACGAGTGAATCGAACAGTTCGGCCTCAAGCCTGCTCGTGGTTCCTGGAAGTTCGTGGATGGATGTTCTCGACATCGAACATGGGAGCGTGGCGGAAGTGACCTATACGTCCTCTTCACTCGGTCGATCCCGACGAATGCACGTTTACACTCCTCCTGGTTACGAACGCGGCAGCGATGATCAGTTCCCCGTGTTCTATCTATTGCACGGAGCCACTGATAGCGACGATTCATGGACAAGTGTCGGCCGAGCTAGCTTTATCTTGGACAACCTGATCGCGTCAGGACACGCAGCACCCATGATTGTCGTTATGCCAAATGGTCACACCGGACGTTTTCAGTTCGGGAGAGACGGACTTCGCATGGATGAATTCACAAAAGACTTTGAGGACGACATCGTCCCTTTTGTGGAATCTCACTACCGAGTCAAGTCGGGTCCGGATAACCGTGCGATTGCTGGCCTCTCGATGGGAGGAGCACAAACGCTCAACATCGCGATCCGAAATCTTGAGGGCTACGGATACGTTGGAGTTTTCAGTTCTGGGGTTTTCGGGATTGCGAATCAACGTCCGGGACAGGATTCAGGACCTTCCTGGGAAGAGCAGTATCTGGAAGCTTTGGATAATGCTTCAGCCAAAGAAAGCTTGCAACTGGTCTGGTTTGCCACGGGCAAAGAGGACTTCCTGTTGGAAACATCCCGCGCAACAGTCGCGATGCTGAAGAAGCATGACTTTGACGTCATCTATGAAGAAACCGATGGCGGTCATGTCTGGAAGAACTGGCGCGAGTATCTCCACACCTTCGCCCAGAATCTATTCAGGGAGAATGACAATCCCGTCAATCTCGATGGTGACTCTGCTGAATAA
- a CDS encoding MarR family transcriptional regulator → MSLRAAYLSMHRQADRVLQPFGLTANQYVVLSVLDDEDGITQQLLVDRVNSDPNTIRPILVALEKKRFIRRKPHPTDRRARSVHITPTGRKAFAKMRNESEEFRTQLIGELPPQDVRSLINLLNQVTLNMQPGAQRVTTDSE, encoded by the coding sequence ATGTCGCTCCGGGCGGCGTATCTCTCGATGCATCGGCAAGCCGATCGTGTGCTGCAACCATTCGGATTGACTGCCAATCAATATGTCGTTTTGTCTGTGCTTGACGATGAAGACGGGATCACTCAGCAACTCCTCGTTGATCGAGTGAACTCTGATCCAAACACGATTCGCCCAATTTTGGTAGCTCTCGAGAAAAAACGTTTCATCCGTCGAAAACCACATCCAACCGACAGAAGAGCACGCTCTGTACACATCACTCCGACGGGACGCAAAGCGTTTGCGAAGATGAGAAACGAAAGTGAGGAGTTTCGCACCCAATTGATCGGAGAATTGCCCCCTCAAGATGTCCGTAGTCTGATCAACTTGCTGAATCAAGTGACTCTGAACATGCAACCCGGAGCACAGAGAGTCACAACTGACTCCGAGTGA
- a CDS encoding BPL-N domain-containing protein, protein MTRLAKLPSTRFCEWLRYLILLFAVVAASASNSSDAGESDLRRSSGMLGEGTSWATPWYAIDSDDTGPTVLITGGMHGNEPAGSEAAKQIRHWSIARGKLVVIPSVNRLGLKAEMRWFPEQRNDRSQRDLNRNFPKLTNLHPRTPLCETVWEFVESVEPDFVFDLHEGFDFHVSNSKSVGSSVIFSRSDEQHQLAEKMLDAVNQTVDDDGHLFVALSRSGAAQGSLVRACADVLGVRSFILETTFKEQPLSFRTFQHRVMVSTALKEIGLLDSDWSDQLTASDDREQLSAGLFDDAGTTTNGLKNVSKALSRPEFEVVRFGPKDLSAATLSQFDVLIFPGGSGSRQGRAIGPDGREVIRDYVNQGGGVVGICAGAYLCSAHYDWSLHVINTSVFNKTIDIPGVGKKSMWFRGGPLDVEMELTADGEEVFSPSGKLTVRYQNGPIVGLGPDAHLPEWTPLAWFRSEVAKYEPQEGTMIDSPAIVVAPFGSGRVVSISPHPEATPGLETIIAEAVKWASQGEDLQADSEHDTRLLVPAASGNQD, encoded by the coding sequence ATGACCCGCCTCGCAAAGTTACCTTCGACTCGATTTTGTGAATGGCTCCGCTACCTGATTTTGTTGTTCGCCGTTGTTGCAGCTTCGGCTTCAAATTCATCTGATGCTGGAGAAAGTGACCTTCGTCGGTCCAGTGGAATGCTTGGAGAAGGGACCAGTTGGGCGACTCCCTGGTATGCGATTGATTCGGATGACACCGGACCGACTGTTCTGATCACTGGAGGCATGCACGGAAACGAACCGGCTGGCAGTGAAGCGGCCAAACAGATTCGTCACTGGTCGATTGCGCGTGGCAAACTCGTTGTCATTCCAAGTGTGAATCGACTCGGTTTGAAAGCCGAGATGCGTTGGTTTCCCGAACAGAGAAACGACCGTTCGCAGAGGGATTTGAACCGTAACTTTCCCAAACTCACGAACCTTCACCCTCGAACTCCGCTGTGTGAAACCGTTTGGGAATTTGTGGAATCAGTCGAACCGGACTTCGTGTTCGATCTCCACGAGGGATTTGATTTTCATGTGTCGAATTCGAAGTCCGTCGGTTCGAGTGTCATTTTCTCTCGTTCTGATGAACAGCATCAACTTGCAGAGAAGATGCTCGACGCGGTGAATCAGACTGTTGATGACGATGGGCATCTTTTTGTGGCCCTGTCGCGCAGCGGAGCAGCGCAGGGAAGTCTCGTCAGAGCATGTGCTGACGTGCTCGGAGTGCGGAGTTTCATTCTCGAGACGACTTTCAAAGAACAGCCTCTTTCGTTTCGTACGTTCCAGCATCGGGTGATGGTATCGACAGCTTTGAAGGAAATCGGACTCCTTGATTCCGACTGGTCTGATCAACTAACGGCATCTGACGATCGAGAACAGTTGTCTGCGGGGCTGTTTGACGATGCTGGAACGACGACGAATGGATTGAAGAACGTTTCGAAGGCGCTGTCCCGTCCAGAATTTGAAGTGGTTCGTTTCGGCCCTAAAGACCTGTCTGCTGCGACGCTCTCGCAATTCGATGTCTTAATCTTTCCGGGCGGAAGCGGAAGCCGTCAGGGACGAGCGATTGGTCCAGATGGTCGAGAAGTGATCCGTGACTATGTGAATCAGGGAGGTGGAGTTGTTGGGATCTGTGCGGGAGCCTATCTCTGCTCTGCACATTACGACTGGTCGCTGCACGTGATCAATACGTCCGTTTTCAACAAGACCATCGACATCCCTGGTGTCGGCAAAAAATCAATGTGGTTTCGTGGAGGTCCATTGGATGTCGAGATGGAACTGACCGCAGACGGCGAAGAAGTTTTCAGTCCGTCGGGGAAATTGACCGTTCGATACCAGAACGGTCCAATCGTGGGCCTCGGACCGGATGCTCATCTTCCGGAGTGGACTCCCCTTGCCTGGTTTCGCTCGGAAGTCGCGAAGTATGAACCTCAGGAAGGGACAATGATTGACAGCCCTGCAATCGTTGTGGCTCCGTTTGGTTCCGGCCGAGTCGTTTCGATCAGCCCGCATCCGGAAGCAACTCCCGGTCTGGAAACCATTATTGCAGAAGCAGTGAAATGGGCATCGCAGGGAGAAGATTTGCAGGCGGACTCAGAGCACGATACCAGACTTCTCGTGCCAGCAGCTTCCGGAAATCAAGACTGA